Genomic segment of Myxococcus stipitatus:
GGGCAGCCCCTCCGCGCGCCACTGGGACTTCTCCGGGCGGAAGCGGATGTCGCGGTACGCGTCGTAGCTCAGGTGCTTGTACGTCTCGGGCAGCGTGGAGCGAGGCTCCTGGTACGCCGCCTGCGCTCGCGCCCTCGCACGCTCCACCACGGTGTCCGCGGTGAAGGGCTGGGCGCCACGCGCCACGGAGGCGGCGGAAGGAGAGGCCGCCGCGCAGGCCGTGCTGGCCGTGGCCACCAGCGCCACCCCCAGCCACCGCACGCACGCCGCGCGCACCTCACGTCGCATGTTCCTGTCCAACGTCACGCCAAGAGCCTCCAAGCCGACGGGGGCACCGAACGGCCCCTGGCCTGCCCGGACACCGCTGGATTCAGCCGCTCACGAGGGGTTCTCGGTGCGGCGCGTCAGTCAGAGAGCAACCCGCGTACCAGCCTGGGTCCTTCCCCTCCCGCCCTGGAAAATGTTCAGGAGTCCCGCAGGCTTGCCCTGGGGATTTAGTTTGAACTCAATCAATATGCGGGCTTGCGACGCTGTCCTGGGACGCTGCCTGGGAAGGGGCGTGGAAGCGCTGGGGAATTGAAGGACAGCCAAGGCGTGTGGCTGTTCGATTCTTCCACAGGTGGACAGTGACTCCGCTCAGACACGGGCCAATCGTTCTTGCACCAAGGACAAGAGCTCGCGCCCCGCGAAGGGCTTTTCGATGTGGGGACTGGTGACGGTTTCGAGGAAGGCGCGCGCCTGAGGTGTCACCGCACCGCCGGTGAGGAAGACGACGCGGCGGGCCTGGTCCGGATGGCGCTTGAGGAGGGTGGAGTAGAAGTCCATCCCGCTCATGCCCGGCATCATCAGGTCGCAGAAGACGACGTCGTAGAGCTCGCCCGCCTCGATGCGCTCCAGCGCGTCCTGCGCGCGCGTGGCGAGGGTCACGTCGTGGTGGGGGCGCAGGGTGCGGCCCAGCGCGGTGCAGACCAGGGGCTCGTCATCCACGACGAGCAGCCGGCCGCGCTTCTCGACGACGGGCGCCTCGACGATGGCGGGCTCCGGCTCCACGCGCGGGTGCTCGGAGGCGGGCAGGAGCACCTGGAAGGTGGAGCCCTTGCCGGGGGCGCTGCGCACGCGAATCTCACCGCCCAGCGCCGTCACCAGGTTGTGGCAGATGGACAGGCCCAGGCCGGTGCCCACGCCAGGGGCCTTGGTGGTGAAGAACGGGTCGAAGAGGCGCGGCAGGTGCTCGGTGGCGATGCCCACGCCCGTGTCCGCCACCTCCACCATCACCCGAGACGCGTCGCCCAGGCGCGTGGTGACGCGAATCTCGTGGCGCTCCGGTGCGCCCTCGGGGATGGCCTGCGCGGCGTTGACGAGCAGGTTGAGGAACACCTGGCCCAGTCGCGACTCGTTGGCGCGCACGGGCGGGACGTCCTCGAAGCACTTCACCACGCGGGCGCGGTGGCGGATTTCGGTGGTGGCCAGGTTCAGCGTGGAGTCGAGCACCTGGCGCACGTCGATGACGGAGTCCTCGAGTGCGTCCACGCGGCTGAAGGTCTTCAGGTCGCGGACGATGGTGCGCACACGCTCGGCGCCCTGCTGGGCCTCGGCGAGCGCGGATTGCGCGTCCGCGAGCGAGCGCAGCAGCTCCGGGTCCACGCCCGGCTCACCGGGGGCGGGCAGGTGGGAGAGCTCCTCGCGCGCGAAGGCCAGGTTGGCGGTGAGGTACGCCAGCGGGTTGTTGATTTCGTGCGCCACGCCCGCGGCGAGCGTGCCCACGGAGGCCATGCGCTCGGCGAGCCGCAGCCGCGCCTGCATCTGGTGGCGCTCCGTGAGGTCGTGCGCCACGGAGACGATGGAGTCCTCGCCGTCGAAGTGGAGCGGGAAGGTGGTGGACTCCACGTGGAGGATGCCGCCGTCGCGGCGCACCATGCGCCGGTCCTGGAGCGCGTTGCGGCCGGTGCGCAGCGCCTCGTGCATGCGCGCGTCCGCGGAGGCGAGGTCCTCCGGGGGAATCATGTCGGAGATGTGCTTGCCCACGAGCTCGCGCACGTCGGAGTAGCCCAGCGCCCGGGCCACCTTGAGGTTGGCGTAGCGCACGCGGGCGTCGCGGTCGAAGACGGCCACCAGGTCCGGCAGGCTCTGGATGAGGGTGCGGAAGCTCACCTCGGAGCGGCGCAGCTCCTCCTCGGCCTGTTTGAGCGGGGTGATGTCGGGGAAGAAGGAGATGACGTGGGGCTCGTCGCCCAGCGGCACCAGGCCCATGAAGAGCAGCGTGTGGCGCACCTCGCCCGTGCGGGTGTGGTAGCGGGCATCCACGCCGCGCACGGCGCCGTGCTGCCGCAGTCGCTCCATCACCTGCGCGCGGTCGAAGGGGCGGTCCCACAGGTGGAGCTCCACCGTCGTCTTGCCCAGCATCTCCTCGCGCGTGTAGCCGAAGGCCCGGAAGTAGGCGTCGTTGGCGGCGACGACGCGGCCCTCCACCAGCGTGGTGATGCAGGTGGGGACGGGGCTGACGGCCAGCAGCGTGTCCCGCAGCGCGTCGCCGAAGGGCACCCCCGCGCGCGACTCGCGCCTCAGCGAGCGGCGCTCCGCCATCCCCAGCCGCAGCGTCAGCTCCTCCCGCTCCAGGGGCCAGGCGAGGATGTCGTCCGCGCCTTCCTCCAGCGCGAGCGTGGCGGTGTGCAGGGCGCCTCGCTGGGCCACCATCAGCACCACCGCCGCGTTGCCCCCGGGGAGGCTGCGAAGGGCCCGCACGAGGGGCACGCGCGAGCCCTCGTCCCTCGCGTCCAGCACCACCAAGGGGCAGGCCCCGGCGCGCCAGGCCGCGGGGACCTCCACGTCCCGAGAGACGTGGACGACCGTGTCCCCCCGCTCTTCCAGCAGGGTTTCCAGTGGCGACAGGTCCGCCCCTCCCTGAGCGACTATCAGGACCCGCATCGAACTCCTCGCAAGCAAATCACCATCGTTGCACGGGCCCCCGCGATGTAGAAGTGTGCCACGACGCTAGTTTTCCAGGGCAAGTAAAGCCTTGCGAGGGCTGAACGGGTAGAATGGGGCTGGACTGGCGATGGGTTCGGGGGAGCGCCATGGAAAGGGTTGGCTCGAAGGACGCGATGCATGAGTCGTGGCGGGCTCCGCCCCTGCCCGTGCAGGTATCCCGGCGCAACTTCGAGGGATTGTTTGTCCATGCGCTCAAGCCCACGGGCGCGTTTGCCCA
This window contains:
- a CDS encoding PAS domain S-box protein — protein: MRVLIVAQGGADLSPLETLLEERGDTVVHVSRDVEVPAAWRAGACPLVVLDARDEGSRVPLVRALRSLPGGNAAVVLMVAQRGALHTATLALEEGADDILAWPLEREELTLRLGMAERRSLRRESRAGVPFGDALRDTLLAVSPVPTCITTLVEGRVVAANDAYFRAFGYTREEMLGKTTVELHLWDRPFDRAQVMERLRQHGAVRGVDARYHTRTGEVRHTLLFMGLVPLGDEPHVISFFPDITPLKQAEEELRRSEVSFRTLIQSLPDLVAVFDRDARVRYANLKVARALGYSDVRELVGKHISDMIPPEDLASADARMHEALRTGRNALQDRRMVRRDGGILHVESTTFPLHFDGEDSIVSVAHDLTERHQMQARLRLAERMASVGTLAAGVAHEINNPLAYLTANLAFAREELSHLPAPGEPGVDPELLRSLADAQSALAEAQQGAERVRTIVRDLKTFSRVDALEDSVIDVRQVLDSTLNLATTEIRHRARVVKCFEDVPPVRANESRLGQVFLNLLVNAAQAIPEGAPERHEIRVTTRLGDASRVMVEVADTGVGIATEHLPRLFDPFFTTKAPGVGTGLGLSICHNLVTALGGEIRVRSAPGKGSTFQVLLPASEHPRVEPEPAIVEAPVVEKRGRLLVVDDEPLVCTALGRTLRPHHDVTLATRAQDALERIEAGELYDVVFCDLMMPGMSGMDFYSTLLKRHPDQARRVVFLTGGAVTPQARAFLETVTSPHIEKPFAGRELLSLVQERLARV